The following are encoded in a window of Panicum virgatum strain AP13 chromosome 5N, P.virgatum_v5, whole genome shotgun sequence genomic DNA:
- the LOC120673847 gene encoding uncharacterized protein LOC120673847 codes for MARVKLACRNSSKMPMERMFEMKKKLHVISFAVEGEQQINQGHGGPDEPGDEDDKDNDDEPDDLDDQNDNFIMDTDVQAVNTPRTQNTSAGSKTFDSQKAKTVPCYQKNQQDVDQKTQLELDMTCLQNTTLDTSEIHTTHPDIDILSDANVVLDASPRNVGELTQPDQQSQWEQLRKLAQDFTGHDYCKMLREMEMDDNSESDEENSEAFDKMLLMNSTKRNLIPELEECSESPKPERDASFTKVAAQPPNHVKPKKQKWGLNLYWIDLEGMLEITGL; via the coding sequence ATGGCGAGAGTTAAACTGGCCTGCAGAAACTCCTCCAAGATGCCCATGGAAAGAATGTTTGAAATGAAGAAGAAGCTACATGTCATATCTTTTGCAGTCGAAGGCGAGCAGCAAATTAACCAAGGTCATGGAGGCCCTGATGAACCTGGTGATGAGGATGACAAGGACAATGATGATGAACCTGATGATTTAGATGACCAAAATGATAATTTCATCATGGATACTGATGTGCAAGCAGTTAATACCCCAAGAACCCAGAATACCTCTGCTGGTTCTAAAACATTTGATAGTCAGAAAGCTAAAACTGTGCCATGCTATCAAAAAAATCAACAAGATGTCGACCAAAAAACTCAGTTGGAATTGGATATGACCTGCCTCCAAAAtaccactcttgacaccagtgAGATCCACACTACACACCCTGATATTGATATACTGAGTGATGCTAATGTTGTACTAGATGCTAGCCCAAGGAATGTAGGAGAGTTGACTCAACCTGACCAACAATCCCAATGGGAACAACTTAGGAAACTTGCCCAAGACTTCACTGGTCATGATTATTGCAAGATGCTAAGAGAGATGGAAATGGATGACAACTCTGAGTCAGATGAGGAGAACTCTGAAGCTTTTGATAAAATGCTTCTGATGAACTCTACCAAGAGAAATCTGATTCCTGAATTGGAGGAATGCTCCGAGTCTCCCAAACCTGAGAGAGATGCTTCTTTCACTAAGGTTGCTGCCCAACCACCTAACCATGTAAAGCCCAAAAAGCAGAAATGGGGCCTGAACCTTTATTGGATCGACCTAGAAGGAATGCTGGAGATTACAGGACTGTAA
- the LOC120673167 gene encoding amino acid transporter AVT1I-like, whose protein sequence is MAWQGSPLDEPLLAPGKDGGEDAASMEAQHLRRRDKGASFSRSCLNLSNVISGVGVLSVPYALAQGGWLSLALFALVGAVCYYTGELVARCMRADGDAVRSYPDIGQLAFGRPGRKAIGAVMYAELYLVAISFLILEGDNLDKLLPGTSLGLPGGYLLRGKQLFTLVAAVAILPTTWLRDLSVLAYVSAVGLVASAALTASLVWAGVAEHGFHARGGNVVFSLAGLPTSLSLYFVCFSGHGVFPTVYTSMRNKKDFTKVLLASSLLCSLNYALTAVLGYLIYGDDVKSLVTLNLPSGKVYTRVAILTTLITPLAKYALVIQPITAGIEEKLSLTGQGGLPRAAISTAVLVSTVVAACTMPFFGYLMSFIGSSLNVTVAVLFPCLSYLRIYMPRGGVRRAEVAAIVGILVVGVVVAVVGTCTSLHQIAGTF, encoded by the exons ATGGCATGGCAGGGGAGCCCTCTCGACGAGCCCCTCCTCGCTCCGggcaaggacggcggcgaggatgccGCGAGCATGGAGGCGCAGCACCTCCGCCGTCGCGACAAGGGCGCCTCCTTCTCCCGGAGCTGCCTCAACCTCAGCAACGTGATCTCAG GCGTCGGGGTTCTGTCGGTGCCCTACGCGCTGGCGCAGGGCGGCTGGCTCAGCCTGGCGCTCTTCGCCCTCGTCGGCGCCGTCTGCTACTACACCGGCGAGCTCGTCGCCCGCTGCATGCgcgccgacggcgacgccgtCCGGAGCTACCCGGACATCGGCCAGCTCGCGTTCGGCCGCCCCGGCCGGAAGGCCATCGGCGCCGTCATGTACGCCGAGCTCTACCTCGTCGCCATCAGCTTCCTCATCCTCGAGGGCGACAACCTCGACAAGCTGCTCCCCGGCACGAGCCTCGGGCTCCCCGGCGGCTACCTCCTGCGAGGGAAGCAGCTCTTCacgctcgtcgccgccgtcgccatacTCCCGACGACGTGGCTCAGGGACCTCAGCGTGCTCGCCTACGTGTCGGCGGTCGGGCTCGTCGCGTCGGCGGCCCTGACGGCGTCCCTGGTCTGGGCCGGCGTGGCCGAGCACGGCTTCCACGCCAGGGGTGGCAACGTCGTCTTCAGCCTCGCCGGGCTGCCCACGTCGCTCAGCTTGTACTTCGTCTGCTTCTCCGGCCACGGCGTCTTCCCGACGGTGTACACCTCGATGAGGAACAAGAAAGACTTCACCAAG GTCCTGCTGGCCTCCTCGCTGCTCTGCAGCCTCAACTACGCGCTGACGGCGGTTCTAGGGTACTTGATCTACGGGGACGACGTCAAGTCACTGGTGACACTGAACCTCCCCTCGGGGAAGGTGTACACGAGGGTCGCGATCCTGACGACCCTGATCACCCCGCTCGCCAAGTACGCGCTCGTCATCCAGCCGATCACGGCGGGGATAGAGGAGAAGCTGTCGCTCACCGGTCAGGGCGGCCTCCCCAGGGCGGCCATCAGCACCGCCGTCCTCGTCAgcacggtggtggcggcgtgcaCGATGCCCTTCTTCGGCTACCTCATGTCCTTCATCGGGTCCTCGCTCAACGTCACGGTGGCCGTCCTGTTCCCGTGCCTGAGCTACCTCAGGATCTACATGCCCAGAGGAGGCGTCCGCCGCGCCGAGGTCGCGGCGATCGTCGGCATACTGGTGGTCGGAGTTGTCGTCGCCGTCGTGGGGACTTGCACCTCCCTGCACCAGATTGCGGGCACATTTTGA
- the LOC120672257 gene encoding amino acid transporter AVT1J-like, producing MEDKNARTAVLPVSTLTEPLLPGKGASFSRTCLNLTNAVSGIGVLSMPYAVAQGGWLSLALFALVGALCYYTGTLIERCMRADPAAAVASYPDIGAFAFGSAGRRAVAAFMYVELYLLAISFLVLEGDNLDKLLPGVTVDLLGYRLQGKQLFIALAAAAVLPTTWLKNLGVLAYVSAVGLVVSAVLTVSLVWAGVAGTGFHRNSTSVLNLSGLPTSLGLYFVCFTGHAVFPTIYSSMRNNKHFSKVLLISSVLCSVNYGLTAVLGYMIYGDGVQSQVTLNLPSGKLNTKVAILMTLINPLAKYALLAAPITAAIEEKFSLPAGGGPARVAISTVVVVSTAAVASTVPFFGYLMSFIGSFLSVMATVIFPCLCFLKIYKAEGIRRIEIAAITGILIIGVFVAITGTYTYVRQILGTF from the coding sequence ATGGAGGACAAGAACGCTCGCACCGCGGTGCTGCCGGTGAGCACGCTCACCGAGCCGCTCCTACCGGGAAAAGGCGCGTCCTTCTCCCGGACGTGCCTGAACCTCACCAACGCCGTGTCCGGGATCGGCGTCCTCTCCATGCCGTACGCGGTGGCGCAGGGCGGGTGGCTCAGCCTCGCGCTCTTCGCCCTCGTCGGCGCCCTCTGCTACTACACCGGCACGCTCATCGAGCGCTGCATGCgcgccgaccccgccgccgccgtcgccagctACCCCGACATCGGCGCCTTCGCCTTCGGGTCCGCCGGCCGGAGGGCCGTCGCCGCCTTCATGTACGTCGAGCTCTACCTCCTCGCCATCAGCTTCCTCGTCCTCGAGGGCGACAACCTCGACAAGCTCCTCCCCGGCGTCACCGTTGACCTGCTCGGCTACCGGCTGCAGGGGAAGCAGCTGTTcatcgcgctcgccgccgccgccgtgctgcccaCCACGTGGCTCAAGAACCTAGGCGTGCTCGCCTACGTGTCGGCGGTCGGGCTCGTCGTGTCGGCGGTCCTCACAGTGTCCCTGGTCTGGGCCGGCGTCGCCGGGACCGGGTTCCACCGGAACAGCACCAGCGTCCTCAACCTGAGCGGCCTGCCGACCTCGCTGGGCCTCTACTTCGTCTGCTTCACCGGCCACGCCGTCTTCCCGACGATCTACTCCTCCATGAGGAACAACAAGCACTTCTCCAAGGTGCTGCTCATCTCCTCCGTTCTCTGCAGCGTCAACTACGGGCTCACGGCGGTGCTGGGCTACATGATCTACGGCGACGGCGTGCAGTCGCAGGTCACGCTGAACCTGCCCTCGGGAAAGCTCAACACCAAGGTCGCCATCCTGATGACGCTGATCAACCCGCTGGCCAAGTACGCGCTGCTCGCCGCACCGATAACGGCGGCGATCGAGGAGAAGTTCTcgctgccggccggcggcgggccggcaAGGGTGGCCATCAGCACCGTGGTGGTTGTcagcacggcggcggtggcctcgACAGTGCCGTTCTTCGGCTACCTCATGTCGTTCATCGGGTCGTTCCTCAGCGTCATGGCCACAGTCATATTCCCCTGCCTCTGCTTCCTCAAGATCTACAAGGCCGAGGGGATTCGCCGCATCGAGATCGCGGCGATCACTGGCATCCTGATCATCGGAGTGTTCGTAGCCATCACCGGCACCTACACTTATGTGCGGCAAATTTTAGGCACTTTCTAA